In a single window of the Rhineura floridana isolate rRhiFlo1 chromosome 3, rRhiFlo1.hap2, whole genome shotgun sequence genome:
- the LOC133379730 gene encoding uncharacterized protein LOC133379730, which yields MDQRAFHAAHPSCSPDPFDLARGRCTDEASYAEELTFTDHVEGDDWSDYSDHEEDTSYRLFNTSDYQPLARRVLHTLGLQTAPSTSSAPTLKGAKVLKSPAPTEHYILVPDPIAKLASEEWAHPLKARRFKNMADRLYALAPDFATKLDVPGIDEPIARLVSRSILPREGESHLKDTTERRIDFALCKNHEATALAMRASASASIFSRASMMWLDDLLEDDNPDPVAFKRALLKLRKTAAFVADATLDATQLGARAMTTQIVARRTLWLRHWQADSAARLNLSKAPYSGSLLFGEEALKAVLVDPKDAHKPVLATIKNIDHRPLRRFPSFRSNQPFRGTRPGGRGHDFRPYDSNAFRGSWNRRPQGRDLRLAGQLRQKPSPTNPTPTTSWGNVGHPAGNGLPVSRSHHCHHKHRKVPDATNIRRRHASRQSARDVYLHNPHCTLGSSSHSAPSVDSVAFSKRHCQLQPSQSSFEPRSAPLLPLVDQGSTPLHGHVVQRTPQNRRDHRRQPHRLGSPLQLPVCSGGLAQRRASSKHQLAGTKGCPLGSMSFSVSVPFASCAHSNRQHVCKITFEQTRGHQVSSSAGLSLPHLCLGRTTSTIPESRAPQRDFECDSRLAQQTTGLPGRMETSSSHFPSSPVSVRRPLSRPVCFQSQLPASQVLCPIPGLNSRSSGCSDNTVARRSIVRLSSHTIVSQNLEEGANRKGTAGSDSTILATPSVVLRSSGNVNDGPLDTSSNARPLIPGSSTAPGPYLAQSNSVAFERRHLRSAGLSDAVIDIILASRRPSTTRIYQHTWVAFSKWCQSHHHDPSQANVHQVLQFLHSGFMMGLRPNTLRRHASTLSSILSVSSPGDHISSHPFIKRFLRGVALRSPAVVHRFPSWSLPKVLQALQRPPFEPIRTVSLRILSFKVLFLIAITSARRVSELGALSSTRHLCVFHKDSVVLKTDPSFRPKVDSVFHCNQDIVLPSFCPNPTHPLEKAWHSLDVRRALKTYLSRTQEIRRTESLFVSFHPGSMGHKVSNPTLSRWLRACITLAYESLKLPVPASITAHSTRSAATSAAFATNAPVADICRAAVWSSPHSFIRHYKIDRYASADASFGRRVLQQVLNED from the exons atggaccaacgcgcgttccatgctgctcatccttcctgctcgccagatcccttcgatttagccagaggcagatgtacggacgaagcctcgtatgcggaggagttaactttcactgaccatgttgaaggagacgactggagcgactattcagatcatgaggaggatacatcgtatcgcttgttcaatacctcagattaccaaccgctcgcacgtagggtacttcatacccttggtctccagactgcgccctcaacttcgtccgctccaactctcaaaggggccaaggtcctcaaatcccctgcacctactgaacactacatcctggtgccggacccaattgccaaattagcttccgaagaatgggcccacccgctcaaagctcgacgcttcaagaacatggctgacagactttacgccctagccccagacttcgccaccaagttagatgtccctggcatagatgaaccgatcgctcgcctcgtttcacgatctatcttgcccagggaaggggaatcccacctaaaagatactactgaacgtcgaatagacttcgccctctgcaagaaccacgaggccactgccctagccatgcgtgcctctgcctcagcctccatcttctccagagcatctatgatgtggctggatgaccttctagaggacgataaccctgatcctgtcgccttcaaaagagcactattgaagttacgtaagacagcagcctttgtggccgatgccactttggatgccacccaattaggggcacgagccatgacgactcaaatagtcgctcgtcgcaccctctggcttcgccactggcaagctgattcagcggctagattgaacctgtccaaggctccttactccggatctctactcttcggtgaggaagctctaaaggcagttctggttgatccaaaagacgcccacaaaccggttctagccacaatcaagaacatcgaccacaggcccctcaggcgatttccctcctttcgttctaaccagccctttcgaggaacgcgaccaggaggacgaggccacgatttcagaccctatgattccaacgcattcaggggctcctggaaccgacgcccccagggcagag acctacggctggctggtcaacttcgacaaaagccatctccaaccaacccaacgcctactacatcttggggcaatgttggacaccctgcaggcaatggtcttcctgtctccagatcgcatcactgccatcacaagcatcgcaaggtccctgatgcaacaaacatccgcagacgtcatgcttctcgccagagcgctcgggatgtttatctccacaatccacattgtaccctgggctcgagctcacactcggccccttcagtggactctgttgccttttcaaaaagacattgccagctccaaccatcgcaaagttcgtttgagccccgctctgcgcctctccttccgctggtggaccaaggttcaacacctctccatgggcacgtcgttcagagaaccccgcagaaccgtcgtgaccacagacgccagcctcataggttggggagcccactgcaactcccagtatgttcagggggtttggcccaacgcagagcgagctcgaagcatcaactggctggaactaaaggctgtccacttggctctatgtcattttcagtctctgttccctttgcatcatgtgctcattcgaacagacaacacgtgtgtaaaatcacatttgaacagacaagggggcaccaggtctcgtcctctgcaggacttagcctccctcatctttgtctgggcagaacaacatctacaatccctgaaagcagagcacctcaaagggattttgaatgtgacagcagactggctcagcagacaacaggtcttcccgggagaatggaaacttcatccagccattttccatcgtctccagtgtcggttcggcgccctctcagtcgacctgtttgcttccagtcacaattgccagcttcccaggtactttgcccgatacctggactcaacagcagaagcagtggatgctctgacaacaccgtggccagacggtctattgtacgcctttcctcccataccattgttagccaaaaccttgaggaaggcgcgaaccgaaagggcacagctggttctgatagcaccattttggccacgccgtccgtggttctcagatcttctggcaatgtcaatgatggacccttggacacttccagtaacgccagacctcttatcccagggtccagtactgcaccaggaccctacttggctcaatctaacagcgtggcgtttgaacggagacacttgaggtcagctggactgtctgacgctgtgattgatattattttggcctcgagaagaccatctaccactcgcatttatcaacatacctgggtggctttctccaagtggtgtcagtcccaccaccacgatccatcccaggccaatgtgcaccaggtgctccaatttctccatagtggctttatgatgggacttcgacccaacactctacgtcgacatgcgtctactctgtcatccattctctcagtgtcctctcctggagatcatatttcctcacatccgttcatcaaacgttttttgaggggagtcgccctacgctctccggctgttgtccatcggttcccctcatggagtttgccgaaagttctgcaggctttgcaacgccctccgtttgaacccatcagaacTGTGTCCCTACGtattctgtccttcaaggtcctgtttctgattgcaatcacatctgccagacgcgtttcggagttgggcgcattgtcttccactagacacctctgcgtcttccataaggactctgttgtgctgaagactgacccttcctttcgtcccaaggtcgattcagtttttcattgcaaccaggacattgttttgccttccttttgcccgaatcctacccatcctctcgagaaggcttggcattcattggatgtccggagggctctcaagacctacctgtctaggacccaagagattcgacgaacggagtctctgtttgtatcctttcatccagggtctatggggcataaagtatccaatcctaccttatcccgttggttaagggcatgcattaccttagcatatgagtccctgaagctgccagttcctgctagtataacagctcattctactaggtcagctgccacttcggctgcttttgctactaatgctcctgttgccgatatttgtagggccgcagtctggtcttccccacactcgtttataagacattataaaattgatcgttatgcctctgctgatgcttcttttggcagacgagtgttgcaacaggttcttaatgaggattaa